A portion of the Drosophila sechellia strain sech25 chromosome 2R, ASM438219v1, whole genome shotgun sequence genome contains these proteins:
- the LOC6608692 gene encoding small integral membrane protein 12-A: MWPIVMALIRRNAVYITLPIAGVVGFIGYNIESWISDKYTPYSPSIQELRAKRLTEESLNTDAANVEKLRLSSPVLERNLSPSLQPKA; the protein is encoded by the exons ATGTGGCCAATTGTAATGGCTCTGATAAGGCGTAACGCCGTTTACATCACTTTGCCCATAGCCGGCGTTGTGGGTTTTATTGGCTATAACATCGAGAGCTGGATATCTGACAAATACACCCCATACAGTC CATCCATACAAGAGTTGCGCGCTAAACGGTTGACAGAAGAAAGTTTGAATACAGATGCCGCTAATGTGGAGAAATTACGACTGAGTAGTCCCGTACTGGAACGCAACCTCTCTCCGTCGCTGCAGCCCAAGGCCTAG